The following nucleotide sequence is from Thermodesulfobacteriota bacterium.
CGTATATAGTGAAGGCGGCAACGTTTATACCGTCTATTTCTTCCACCACCGTCTCGGCCGCCTCCTTCATGGCCGAGGTGTGCAGGCCTCCGGCGTGCCCCGAGACGAGGATAAAATTTCTAAAACCCTTGTCGCAGCCGTCCCTTACTATGTCGCGCGTTATGCGCCTCAAGGTTTCCGGAGTTATGCCGAGAGTGCCGGGGTGCCGGCCCGTCGAACTACAAACACCATAGTGTACGGGCGGGGCGACGAAGACCGGGACCCTTCTTGCGACCTCCTCGGCCACCCTTTCGATAACGAACGTATCGGTACTCAGAGGCAGGTGCGTGCCGTGCGCCTCGACCGTACCGTAGGGGACTATAAGGGTCTTCGTCTTCTTAAGACCCTCCTCGAACTCCTTCATGGTCATATCGGTAAGCTTCATGGCCTCCCCCCCCCCTCCCCCCTGCACCTCGTTTCGTTCAGTTTCCCGGTCCGGATAACCTCTTGTGCATGCGGGCGCCCAGGAATCCGCCCACTCCGTTTGCCGCCGCATCGAAGGGGCTCAAATGCCTGCCGGGCAGAAAACCCTGCCATAGCTCCACAAGCGCCCCGAAGGAAACGCTCAAGACAAAACCCGCGAGCACCACACGGCCCACAGGCCGTCCCCCGCCGTATCCGATGGCCCTTACACACAGAAACCCCATAACCCAGTACGCGGCGACGTGGACGAGCTTATCCAGCCCCGGGACCTTCACCCCGTCAGGGACCGACAAGGAGGAGAGAATAAAAATAACCCCCATGTAAAGCAGGACCGTTACCCACCTGTAGCGGGCCGCATCTCTATCGCGCTCACTTCCTGTAGCCGTGCTTGAACTCTTTGTCATAGAGCTTCGATTTTTTCCCATCTCCCGCGAGGCTCCTCCCTACCATTATAATCGCCTGCCTCGTTATCCCCGCCTCCTTCACCCGGGCGGCTATATCGCCGAGCGTACCGGTAAGAACGCGCTCGTCCTCCCAGCTCGCCCTGTATACGACCGCAGCCGGGGTGTCCGGCGGATAACCGACGCTTAACTCCTCGACCACCCTCTCTATCTTATCCACGCTAAGGAATATGCACATGGTCGCGCCGTGCGAAGCGAGCGAAGACAGCTTCTCCGCCTCGGGCACCGGGGTCCTCCCGGCAATCCTCGTGACGATCACGGTCTGGCTCACCTCGGGCATCGTCAACTCCCGGCCGAGGCTTGCGGCCGAGGCCGAGGCCGAGCTGACGCCCGGGACCACTCCGTAAGCCATCCCTTCCCTTTCGAGTACACTGGCCTGTTCGTTGAGCGCGCTGTAGAAGGCCGTATCCCCGGTGTGGAGCCTCACCACCCTGCGGCCCTCACGCGCGGCCTTTACCATAATACCCGTAATCTCTTCCAGGTCCATCGAGGCGCTGTTATGGATCTCCACACCTTTCCGGCAGTAGCCGAGTATCTTCTCCTTGACGAGCGAGCCCGCGTAGACGACCACGTCCGCCTCTTCGAGGAGTTTCTTCCCCTTAACGGTTATAAGCTCGGGGTCTCCGGGGCCCGCGCCGACGAAGTATATTGTGGAGACCTCAGCCATCCTCGCCCTTCCTCACTATCACCATCGAGAAGTAATCCGGCTCCGTCCCCTTTAACGTCGTAATATCCCTTACCACTTCCTCCTCCGGCCAGCCAGCCCTCTTTATAAAGACCGCCCTCTCGGCGAACCCCGCGTCTACGAGCGTATCGATCAGTTCGTCCATTACGCTCTTTACCTTCATAAGTACGATTGTATCGAAATTTTTTAACGTCTCAGCCACCGTCTTCATGTTCCCGGATGCAGGCACCACGGCCACCCTCTCGTCCCCCTCGGCTATGGCGAGCCCGGCGGCCGAAGCGGCCGCACCGACGGAGCTCACGCCCGGCACGACCTTTACGCTCAACTCCGGGAGGCGGGAGGTGACAAGCGGGACGAGGTAGCTGAAGGTGGAGTAGAAAAGCGGGTCGCCTATGGTTATGAAGGCCACGTCCGTTCCGGCGGAGAGTCTTTCGGCCATAACCCCGGCGGCCTTCTCCCTCGCCTTTGCGAGCCTTTCCGGGTCGCGCGTCATCGGCAGGACGAGCTCTACTAGTTCCTTACCTTCGAGGGGTACGGCCTCCTTTACGACGGAGAGGGCTATGCGCCCTCCCCCTCCGTCCCCTCCGTCCGCGCCCGAGGTGGGCACGGCCACTACCCCGGCAGCCTCGATTACCCTTACGGCCTTCAAGGTCAGTAGCTCCGGGTCTCCCGGACCGATGCCCACGCCCCAGAGCGTGCCGAGTTTTTCTTTTATCTTCATGGCTTAACGGCCGTTATTATAAAGACCGGGTTCTCGGCGTTTAAGAGACTCAACTCACCCACGTTCTTTTTCCTCGCGATATTCATCGACACGACGTCCCACTCCCACCCGCGCTTTTTCAAAAGCCGGGAGGCCTCTCCTATGGTCTCCATCGTAACTGCGTTTACGACGAGCCTGCCGCCGGGCTTTAGCC
It contains:
- the cobI gene encoding precorrin-2 C(20)-methyltransferase, which codes for MKIKEKLGTLWGVGIGPGDPELLTLKAVRVIEAAGVVAVPTSGADGGDGGGGRIALSVVKEAVPLEGKELVELVLPMTRDPERLAKAREKAAGVMAERLSAGTDVAFITIGDPLFYSTFSYLVPLVTSRLPELSVKVVPGVSSVGAAASAAGLAIAEGDERVAVVPASGNMKTVAETLKNFDTIVLMKVKSVMDELIDTLVDAGFAERAVFIKRAGWPEEEVVRDITTLKGTEPDYFSMVIVRKGEDG
- a CDS encoding VanZ family protein; the protein is MTKSSSTATGSERDRDAARYRWVTVLLYMGVIFILSSLSVPDGVKVPGLDKLVHVAAYWVMGFLCVRAIGYGGGRPVGRVVLAGFVLSVSFGALVELWQGFLPGRHLSPFDAAANGVGGFLGARMHKRLSGPGN
- a CDS encoding creatininase family protein — its product is MKLTDMTMKEFEEGLKKTKTLIVPYGTVEAHGTHLPLSTDTFVIERVAEEVARRVPVFVAPPVHYGVCSSTGRHPGTLGITPETLRRITRDIVRDGCDKGFRNFILVSGHAGGLHTSAMKEAAETVVEEIDGINVAAFTIYDVLPPEAFKIAETKGDSHAGEMETSLILHLLPELVKGRSKEEYPDLPKPFIVRDKVKYWPGAVWGNPEKASAGKGKKFFDIMVETLTDVVRQIEKL
- the cobM gene encoding precorrin-4 C(11)-methyltransferase translates to MAEVSTIYFVGAGPGDPELITVKGKKLLEEADVVVYAGSLVKEKILGYCRKGVEIHNSASMDLEEITGIMVKAAREGRRVVRLHTGDTAFYSALNEQASVLEREGMAYGVVPGVSSASASAASLGRELTMPEVSQTVIVTRIAGRTPVPEAEKLSSLASHGATMCIFLSVDKIERVVEELSVGYPPDTPAAVVYRASWEDERVLTGTLGDIAARVKEAGITRQAIIMVGRSLAGDGKKSKLYDKEFKHGYRK